A window of the Diorhabda carinulata isolate Delta chromosome 1, icDioCari1.1, whole genome shotgun sequence genome harbors these coding sequences:
- the LOC130900575 gene encoding NAD-dependent protein deacylase-like: protein MFTPKQSIFHSINKMANRKISDFAGFKKVLDGAKNIAVLTGAGVSAESGIPVFRGAGGFWRTHRSQDLATPQAFAANPALVWEFYHYRRNIAFTSLPNNAHKALALYEAQCLREGRRFSIITQNVDGLHQRAGSINVIELHGALHKVKCTNPKCRFLDENYDNPICEVFRNRGDPAAEGYNLPVIDKKDLPKCKKCQKLVRPYIVWFGENLDFKVMQAAREVVETCDLCLVIGTSSVVYPAAMFAPRVLERGMPVAEFNLNEEPADEMFDFHFPGKCGTTLPKALGIEL from the exons atgttCACTCCAAAACAATccatatttcattcaataaacaaaatggcAAATCGTAAAATCAGTGACTTTGCAGgctttaaaaaagttttagatgGAGCGAAAAATATAGCTGTATTAACAGGAGCTGGTGTTTCCGCTGAATCAGGAATTCCAGTATTTAGAGGTGCAGGAGGTTTTTGGAGAACTCACAGATCTCAGGATCTTGCAACTCCTCAAGCTTTTGCTGCTAATCCTGCGCTGGTTTGGGAATTTTATCATTATAGAAGAAATATTGCATTCACTTCACTCCCAAATAAT GCCCATAAGGCACTAGCATTATATGAAGCACAATGTTTGAGAGAAGGTCGGCGTTTTAGCATAATAACACAAAATGTTGATGGTCTCCATCAGAGAGCTGGTTCCATAAATGTTATTGAACTACATGGTGCTCTACATAAAGTTAAATGTACCAATCCAAAATGCAGATTCTTGGATGAAAACTATGATAACCCTATATGTGAAGTCTTTAGAAATAGAGG TGACCCTGCTGCGGAAGGTTATAATTTACCTGTTATAGATAAAAAAGATTTACCTAAATGTAAGAAGTGTCAAAAACTTGTAAGACCTTATATTGTATGGTTTGGAGAAAACTTGGACTTCAAAGTTATGCAAGCTGCAA GAGAAGTAGTGGAAACTTGTGACTTGTGTCTAGTGATCGGAACATCTTCTGTTGTATATCCAGCAGCCATGTTCGCCCCTAGAGTATTAGAAAGAGGAATGCCAGTTGCAGAATTCAACTTGAATGAAGAACCAGCCGACGAAatgtttgattttcattttccaGGAAAATGTGGTACCACTTTGCCTAAAGCTTTAGGCATTGAATTATAa
- the LOC130900559 gene encoding regulator of G-protein signaling 7 isoform X1, with amino-acid sequence MVTMNSEKAATKRKPEPNNGGCTKLNNEESITVQPTQTSEESPNHLLYKKMEKIVEKMQDETTGVPVRTVKSFMSKIPSVFTGSDLIMWMMKNLDVEDQQEALHLAHLMASHGYFFPIDDHMLTVKNDNTFYRFQTPYFWPSNCWEPENTDYAVYLCKRTMQNKTRLELADYEAENLARLQKMFSRKWEFIFMQAEAQSKVDKKRDKLERKVLDSQERAFWDVHRPMPGCVNTTEIDIKKACQMHKPIHGVKVNTAPKLSPSTSGLAPKSTAEQLIKQIELLKSRLDRRNIKISKAAESFVAYYEQYLEYDSFFVAPENPNPWIADSPDLWEQDKMAKDISARRVKRWAFSLQELLHDPIGREHFIRFLDKEFSGENLRFWESVQELKALPQSQVQEKAMEIWAEFLAPDASCPINVDSRSNELTKKNMEVPDRWGFDCAATKSGNKIIHSQARQIIFSVYLFMEKEKDALNIPLSSLQERVAKTCNESENSQQTINLQRIC; translated from the exons ATGGTCACTATGAATTCCGAAAAGGCTGCCACTAAGCGCAAGCCAGAGCCTAATAATGGAGGCtgtacaaaattaaataatgaggAATCAATCACTGTTCAACCTACACAGACTTCTGAAGAGTCACCTAATCATCTTTTGTACAAAAAG atggagaaaattgttgaaaagatGCAAGATGAAACAACTGGTGTGCCTGTACGTACAGTAAAAAGTTTCATGTCGAAAATTCCGTCTGTTTTTACTGGTTCTGATTTGATAATGTGGATGATGAAAAATTTAGATGTAGAAGATCAACAAGAAGCTTTACATTTGGCTCATTTAATGGCATCTCatggatatttttttcctattgaTGATCATATGCTCACAGTTAAGAACGATAATACTTTTTATAGATTTCAAACGCCTTACTTTTGGCCATCAAATTGTTGGGAACCTGAAAATACTGATTATG ctgTATATCTTTGTAAAAGAACGATGCAAAATAAAACGAGATTAGAATTAGCAGATTATGAAGCTGAGAATTTGGCACGATTACAAAAAATGTTCTCTCGGAAATGGGAATTTATATTTATGCAAGCAGAAGCACAGAGTAAAGTAGACAAAAAGAGAGATAAATTGGAAAGAAAGGTTTTAGATAGCCAAGAAAGAGCATTTTGGGATGTTCATAGACCAATG CCAGGTTGTGTGAATACTACAGAAATTGACATAAAAAAGGCATGTCAAATGCACAAACCAATTCATGGTGTTAAAGTTAATACAGCTCCCAAATTGTCGCCTTCTACATCTGGTTTAGCTCCAAAAAGTACTGCCGAACAATTGATAAAACAGATTGAGCTACTGAAGAGTAGACTTGATAGGaggaatattaaaatatcaaaagctGCTGAATC GTTTGTCGCATACTATGAGCAATATTTAGAATACGATAGTTTTTTCGTAGCTCCTGAAAATCCTAATCCTTGGATAGCTGACAGTCCTGATCTTTGGGAACAAGATAAAATGGCTAAAGACATATCAGCACGTCGAGTTAAGCGTTGGGCATTTAGTTTGCAAGAACTTTTGCATGATCCCATTGGAAGGGAGCATTTCATTCGATTTCTTGATAAGGAATTCAGTGGAGAAAACTTACG GTTTTGGGAGTCAGTTCAAGAATTGAAAGCTTTACCTCAAAGTCAGGTTCAAGAAAAGGCAATGGAAATTTGGGCAGAATTCCTAGCACCAGATGCAAGCTGTCCTATAAATGTTGATTCACGTTCTAATGAATTGACTAAGAAGAACATGGAGGTACCTGATAGATGGGGCTTCGATTGTGCAGCT ACAAAATCTgggaataaaataattcatagtcAAGCTCGACAAATCATATTCAGTGTATATCTATTTATGGAAAAAGAAAAGGATGCCCTAAACATTCCTCTGAGCAGTTTGCAGGAGAGAGTAGCCAAAACGTGTAATGAATCTGAAAACTCTCAACAAACCATCAACTTACAAAGGATCTGTTGA
- the LOC130900559 gene encoding regulator of G-protein signaling 7 isoform X2 has product MVTMNSEKAATKRKPEPNNGGCTKLNNEESITVQPTQTSEESPNHLLYKKMEKIVEKMQDETTGVPVRTVKSFMSKIPSVFTGSDLIMWMMKNLDVEDQQEALHLAHLMASHGYFFPIDDHMLTVKNDNTFYRFQTPYFWPSNCWEPENTDYAVYLCKRTMQNKTRLELADYEAENLARLQKMFSRKWEFIFMQAEAQSKVDKKRDKLERKVLDSQERAFWDVHRPMPGCVNTTEIDIKKACQMHKPIHGVKVNTAPKLSPSTSGLAPKSTAEQLIKQIELLKSRLDRRNIKISKAAESFVAYYEQYLEYDSFFVAPENPNPWIADSPDLWEQDKMAKDISARRVKRWAFSLQELLHDPIGREHFIRFLDKEFSGENLRFWESVQELKALPQSQVQEKAMEIWAEFLAPDASCPINVDSRSNELTKKNMEVPDRWGFDCAANHVYHLMKSDSYSRYLRSEMYKEFLNGSKKKTSVKGIRSIVSFSTRKDNVI; this is encoded by the exons ATGGTCACTATGAATTCCGAAAAGGCTGCCACTAAGCGCAAGCCAGAGCCTAATAATGGAGGCtgtacaaaattaaataatgaggAATCAATCACTGTTCAACCTACACAGACTTCTGAAGAGTCACCTAATCATCTTTTGTACAAAAAG atggagaaaattgttgaaaagatGCAAGATGAAACAACTGGTGTGCCTGTACGTACAGTAAAAAGTTTCATGTCGAAAATTCCGTCTGTTTTTACTGGTTCTGATTTGATAATGTGGATGATGAAAAATTTAGATGTAGAAGATCAACAAGAAGCTTTACATTTGGCTCATTTAATGGCATCTCatggatatttttttcctattgaTGATCATATGCTCACAGTTAAGAACGATAATACTTTTTATAGATTTCAAACGCCTTACTTTTGGCCATCAAATTGTTGGGAACCTGAAAATACTGATTATG ctgTATATCTTTGTAAAAGAACGATGCAAAATAAAACGAGATTAGAATTAGCAGATTATGAAGCTGAGAATTTGGCACGATTACAAAAAATGTTCTCTCGGAAATGGGAATTTATATTTATGCAAGCAGAAGCACAGAGTAAAGTAGACAAAAAGAGAGATAAATTGGAAAGAAAGGTTTTAGATAGCCAAGAAAGAGCATTTTGGGATGTTCATAGACCAATG CCAGGTTGTGTGAATACTACAGAAATTGACATAAAAAAGGCATGTCAAATGCACAAACCAATTCATGGTGTTAAAGTTAATACAGCTCCCAAATTGTCGCCTTCTACATCTGGTTTAGCTCCAAAAAGTACTGCCGAACAATTGATAAAACAGATTGAGCTACTGAAGAGTAGACTTGATAGGaggaatattaaaatatcaaaagctGCTGAATC GTTTGTCGCATACTATGAGCAATATTTAGAATACGATAGTTTTTTCGTAGCTCCTGAAAATCCTAATCCTTGGATAGCTGACAGTCCTGATCTTTGGGAACAAGATAAAATGGCTAAAGACATATCAGCACGTCGAGTTAAGCGTTGGGCATTTAGTTTGCAAGAACTTTTGCATGATCCCATTGGAAGGGAGCATTTCATTCGATTTCTTGATAAGGAATTCAGTGGAGAAAACTTACG GTTTTGGGAGTCAGTTCAAGAATTGAAAGCTTTACCTCAAAGTCAGGTTCAAGAAAAGGCAATGGAAATTTGGGCAGAATTCCTAGCACCAGATGCAAGCTGTCCTATAAATGTTGATTCACGTTCTAATGAATTGACTAAGAAGAACATGGAGGTACCTGATAGATGGGGCTTCGATTGTGCAGCT aacCACGTATATCATTTAATGAAAAGTGATAGTTACTCAAGGTATTTACGATCTGAAATGTACAAGGAATTTTTGAATGGGTCGAAGAAAAAG